One genomic segment of Schistosoma haematobium chromosome 6, whole genome shotgun sequence includes these proteins:
- the DNAJC21 gene encoding DnaJ sub C member 21 (EggNog:ENOG410V6AK~COG:O) — protein MKCYYELLDVAQNVEQVDLKKAYYKLSLQWHPDKNTTEDTTVIFQEIQEAYKVLSDPQERAWYDKHRAQILQGNGRGTQMGETDYQESRVDVFQYFTRSCFEKFDDDVKGFYTVYAKVFADITEEEKCAAKFSGCTMSSSESGSDDDEDDCKKYSRRKSRSYPPFGSSSSPYKEVVAPFYLFWEIFETKKTYTWVEKYDTRLADSRQERRAMEAENNRMRMSAIRKRNEEIRQLVAYVKKRDKRVIAENERIQRIAKESQNRTKLLAEKARQREAAQLHEAWNDEIAFGGIASQWSEQFEAEIKRLEAELDGINLDDPLQKSSKANHVITIKNPHNSVNDETDHINKQTQNTNTDNGDNSNDDDDNDDDDDDPVQETINDELYCIACDKLFASIKAKLNHESSKKHKKQLDLLKKLIHEENNILQDHFNILLFMEQSSNNHLINNNSMDNNNNNNNEQSNIKLTKRAKKAERQRKKQLELHNSSISILNEQPNSINELNKDVTNDNNTEIINETSNCELDDPTIQSTINTNNNLNKESSLKYSDQSTIKQNEKSILNSSKINKIICDTCSIEFQSRNALFIHLKQSGHAKLIKLNIPSSSSSSSSSNTKDISNENKKSVKKKRNQNVNCYT, from the exons ATGAAGTGCTATTATGAATTGTTAG ATGTCGCACAAAATGTGGAGCAAGTTGATCTTAAGAAGGCTTACTACAAACTATCGTTACAATGGCATCCAGACAAAAACACAACAGAGGATACAACTGTAATATTTCAAGAAATTCAGGAGGCTTACAA AGTTTTATCTGATCCCCAAGAACGTGCTTGGTATGATAAACATCGAGCTCAAATTTTACAGGGAAATGGTCGTGGTACTCAAATGGGTGAAACAGATTATCAGGAGAGCCGAGTCGATGTCTTCCAATACTTTACAAGATCTTGTTTTGAAAAATTTGATGACGACGTAAAG GGCTTTTATACTGTATACGCTAAAGTATTTGCCGATATAACTGAAGAGGAGAAATGTGCAGCTAAGTTTTCTGGTTGTACCATGTCGTCTAGTGAAAGTGGTAGCGATGATGATGAAGACGACTGTAAAAAATACTCTAGACGTAAATCACGAAGTTATCCACCTTTTGGTTCTTCGTCGAGTCCATACAAGGAAGTTGTTGCTCCATTCTATTTATTCTGGGAAatatttgaaacaaaaaaaacatatacatgGGTTGAAAAATACGACACACGACTTGCAGATTCACGTCAA GAACGTCGTGCAATGGAAGCAGAAAATAATCGTATGAGAATGTCTGCAATACGCAAGCGAAATGAAGAAATACGTCAATTGGTAGCATATGTAAAGAAAAGGGATAAACGTGTAATTGCTGAAAATGAACGCATTCAACGTATAGCTAAAGAATCTCAAAATCGTACTAAATTATTAGCCGAAAAAGCTAGACAGCG AGAAGCAGCCCAATTACACGAAGCTTGGAATGATGAAATTGCTTTTGGTGGAATCGCATCTCAGTGGTCGGAACAATTTGAAGCTGAGATAAAACGTTTAGAAGCAGAGCTTGATGGTATCAATTTAGACGATCCGCTACAG AAATCTTCTAAAGCCAATCATGTTATAACCATTAAGAATCCTCATAATTCTGTCAATGATGAAACTGATCATATTAATAAACAAACTCAGAATACCAATACTGATAATGGtgataatagtaatgatgatgatgataatgatgatgatgatgatgatcctGTTCAAGAGACAATTAATGATGAATTATATTGTATAGCATGTGATAAATTATTTGCTTCAATCAAAGCAAAATTAAATCATGAATCATCTAAAAAGCATAAAAAACAATtagatttattaaaaaaattaattcatgaagagaataatattttacaagatcatttcaacattttattattcatgGAACAATCTTCTAATAATCATCTTATCAACAATAATtctatggataataataataataataataatgaacaatcaaatataaaattaaCTAAACGAGCTAAAAAAGCTGAACGTCAACGTAAAAAACAATTAGAATTAcataattcatcaatttctattttaaatgaacaaccaaattcaataaatgaattaaacaaaGATGTgacaaatgataataatactgaaattATAAATGAAACTAGTAATTGTGAATTAG ATGATCCTACAATACAATCAACAATAAATAccaataataatttaaacaaagaaTCATCTTTAAAATATTCTGATCAAtctacaataaaacaaaatgaaaaatcaatattgaattcttcaaaaatcaataaaattatctGTGATACATGTTCTATAGAATTTCAATCAAGGAATgctctttttattcatttaaaacaatcaGGACATGCAAAATTAATCAAATTGAAtataccatcatcatcatcatcatcttcttcttctaataccaaagatatttctaatgaaaataaaaaaagtgtaaagaaaaaaagaaatcaaaacGTTAATTGTTATACATAA